One window from the genome of Haliaeetus albicilla chromosome 26, bHalAlb1.1, whole genome shotgun sequence encodes:
- the LOC104316212 gene encoding receptor-type tyrosine-protein phosphatase V-like isoform X3 yields the protein MLACTETTSQTVTAQTSPSPVRNLSLSSSGSSAMLHASWAHAHGQREGYHLALYHSDSQTLVRNASILPNASTFLFDGLLAGSEYALKVSTLAGSSLASTSIHQWTAPTIPTQLRLSPGSSTSLIASWMGAAGAAWLHLALHNLLTQTVTTTLSARRGLTSYTFQHLHPGTQYWLGLSATAGPYTVVGPNATAWTYPLSPGNVTLSNAEEQSSLQALWSAPAGERDFYLVTLQEGEDGAPTRNISVGGDNSHVTFHGLSPGKQYSVQVTAVAGPYQASARSAAAWTQPLAPSGVSLSSQGSPYSLLASWEEAMGEGYVLALSPMEHPVKNSSLLKGVTNFTYKGLRPGTLYTFEVSTVAGPYTSSPQRITNWTYPLPPEQLTLSNQGHSTSLQASWRAAPAGSTGYTGTLWETKSQEQVRNMTVGTNWMNVTFEDLVPGRQYTLEMAAMAGPYRSLVRSATDWTCPLAPAGVTLTNTRRPLGLSAFWDKAAGDVDQFHLQLYSKSHPAQRNISVGPNTHNFTFLGLSPGIQYFLKVTVLAGPYRSSSHFATEWTYPLSLANVSVQPGRRPQELHVSWVESGGGRDHLVQLSVAESLSIIRNVSVPRGVTQLDLEGLVPGSRYRVEIISQAGPHRISSQTAIGYTVPLPPLSLSASPVSTAWALTVHWETPPGQRDRYLLSVKEEGSSAPKRNLEAGKDSTNVTLAQLEPGTCYLVGIWAVAGPYHSLPKNITGCTVPAAPTNLILTNPGSSSELYMCWNKPPGRRDHYRVILYSLSNQGRDRVQTLSPDAQNITWTHLEAGSRFAVQVTAVKGSFEASSTNVTQWTYPLAPANLTLGSPSASTLQASWAAMGQGAEGYVVDVYDTASSSHVGHMVLGGDARSHIFRNLSPGTHYSVAVSATAGPFHTSTPNLTHCTRPLPPAAVHWLSMGHPDRLSTSWGATAGRRDGYTLTLYHAQLGSIAATASLRRDTHNFTFMGLTPGYEYSLEASATAGPYQAAAPNISGWTCPLPPAAVRLLSTGHPDRLSASWGAAAGGRDGYALTLYHAQLGTVAATTLLGRDTHNFTFMGLAPGSKYVLEVVSTAGPYQTPAGNVSNWTYPLAPRNVYMTNQGYPNRLSTSWRAEPQGQDSYRLLLYHWGSGIVAANVSVGKGTSKFTFSGLAPGHKYLLEVVSMAGPYAASAGNISDWTTPSVPKNLSAVAEGNNTMLISWGSVSGEQDECQLWLRDPRNSTLPWRQALDRGQVQHLLQGLIPGRNYSVSLSCVAGPYWSSTKPLAVPMEPNPVEDVQCLPESRSLYLNWTSSPGDVEAYEVVAERLSDGPSTSKYVVSIPTSEASLQGLGPNSSYRIFVSTVGMNTMRSQAVTLLCNTTVEALPPPLRADIFQVEASSTVIISSDLFSEENGQIEYYGVIATTNDSLLRPTQEIMSSTWYDHYYGTEDSYLAVLIPNPFHPSPRSSPETWRVSVGTEECGQSRATCNGKLKANEQYRFSIAAFTKYDPVAPAVTFTMFSAAGSSADTTPLSMPIITGIIVGFLLTLAAIFALVYWKQLRAKRTKKSSLPQEMVTYSLRNICRPIPIQNFKQYYEMKTASGNHAFFQEFEELKEVGKEQPKVEAELPANVSKNRYPHVLPYDHSRVKLSQLGEDPHSDYINANFMPGYTSQQEFIATQGPLKKTIEDFWRLVWEQNVCNIIMLTVCMENGRVLCDHYWPSESAPVSYGEVRVHLLTQSSSEEWTMREFKLWHEGLRAERHVSHLHYTAWPDHGIPESTTSIMTFRELVREHIQSTKDAGPTLVHCSTGVGRTGTFIALDRLLQQMKQEKVVDTFGVVYALRMNRYQMIQTLSQYIFLHSCILDKILEEPLLGLSRTERSCPIPLKSFAQHYAQKAAKSHVGFLREYETLLEVVKEEASSATPSSGSQQTRPSSGILPYDRSRVKFSLLEQGPFSGLLQVWRVPGCSSSREYLAVQGPDKLTMEDFWTLVWEQDIHTILTLLPRQEKGEVPSEACWPLEGDSLCTKMLTIQCGTEKLVSGWRCIQLKMKHEKKAKERQVQWFLYTLWSSKKQPDVQSLVELLTAVRRCMPHRKRASPLLLHCSGGVSQMGMLISLDCLLHQMKAERIVDVYGVTLQMTRSCCLMTPTLDQYMFLYTCIRDIIAQKQP from the exons ATGCTTGCCTGCACGGAGACCACCAGCCAGACAGTCACAGCACAGACAA GTCCTTCACCTGTCCGCAACCTGAGCCTGAGCAGCAGCGGGAGCTCTGCCATGCTGCATGCCTCCTGGGCGCACGCCCACGGCCAGCGGGAGGGCTACCACCTTGCCCTCTACCACAGCGACTCCCAGACGCTTGTGAGAAATGCGTCCATCCTGCCAAACGCCTCCACGTTCCTGTTTGACGGGTTGCTGGCTGGCAGCGAGTACGCCTTGAAGGTCAGCACGCTGGCTGGATCCAGCCTGGCAAGCACAAGTATCCACCAGTGGACAG ctcccaCCATCCCCACCCAGCTGAGGCTCAGCCCGGGCTCCAGCACCAGCCTCATCGCCTCCTGGATGGGTGCTGCGGGGGCCGCCTGGCTGCACCTTGCACTCCACAACCTCCTCACCCAGACGGTGACCACGACCCTGTCAGCCAGGAGGGGCCTCACCAGCTACACCTTCCAGCATCTCCACCCCGGCACCCAGTACTGGCTGGGGCTCAGTGCCACAGCTGGGCCCTACACCGTGGTAGGGCCCAATGCCACTGCTTGGACAT ACCCCCTGAGCCCTGGCAATGTGACCCTGAGCAatgcagaggagcagagctcCTTGCAGGCTCTCTGGAGCGCCCCAGCGGGAGAGAGAGACTTCTACCTGGTGACactgcaggagggagaggatgGTGCTCCAACAAGGAACATTTCCGTCGGCGGAGACAACAGTCATGTCACCTTCCATGGGCTGAGCCCTGGGAAGCAATACTCTGTCCAGGTGACGGCGGTGGCTGGGCCTTACCAGGCATCAGCCCGCAGTGCAGCAGCCTGGACAC AGCCGCTAGCACCATCTGGTGTGAGTCTGTCCAGCCAGGGGAGCCCCTACAGCCTACTAgccagctgggaggaggcaaTGGGAGAAGGCTATGTGCTGGCCCTCAGCCCCATGGAGCACCCCGTGAAGAACAGCTCATTGCTCAAAGGTGTCACCAACTTCACCTACAAGGGCCTCCGCCCTGGGACCCTTTACACCTTTGAGGTCAGCACTGTGGCTGGCCCCTACACATCCTCACCCCAGCGCATCACCAACTGGACAT ATCCTTTGCCCCCAGAGCAGCTGACCCTCAGCAATCAGGGCCACAGCACCTCTCTGCAAGCCTCCTGGAGAGCAGCTCCCGCTGGTAGTACTGGCTACACAGGCACCCTCTGGGAAACCAAGTCCCAGGAGCAGGTCAGGAACATGACTGTGGGGACCAACTGGATGAATGTCACCTTTGAGGACCTGGTCCCTGGGCGACAGTATACACTGGAGATGGCTGCTATGGCTGGACCTTACAGATCCCTTGTGCGATCAGCCACAGACTGGACGT GCCCCCTGGCTCCAGCTGGCGTGACCCTGACCAACACCCGACGCCCGCTGGGACTCTCTGCCTTCTGGGACAAGGCTGCTGGCGATGTGGACCAGTTCCACCTCCAGCTCTACAGCAAGAGCCATCCAGCGCAGAGGAACATCTCAGTGGGGCCAAACACCCACAACTTTACGTTCCTGGGGCTGTCCCCTGGCATTCAGTACTTCCTGAAGGTGACTGTCCTTGCTGGCCCATACAGATCCTCGTCACACTTTGCCACCGAGTGGACAT ATCCACTGTCTCTGGCTAACGTGAGTGTACAGCCTGGCCGGAGACCCCAGGAGCTACATGTGAGCTGGGTGGAGTCAGGCGGTGGCAGAGACCACTTGGTACAGCTCTCGGTGGCTGAGTCCCTGTCCATCATCAGGAATGTGTCCGTCCCCCGTGGAGTCACCCAGCTTGACCTGGAGGGGCTGGTGCCAGGGTCCCGATACCGTGTGGAGATAATTTCTCAGGCTGGGCCTCATCGCATCTCCTCTCAGACTGCCATTGGCTACACTG TCCCACTACCTCCTCTTTCCCTGTCGGCAAGCCCTGTCAGCACTGCCTGGGCTCTGACTGTGCACTGGGAAACTCCTCCTGGGCAGAGGGATAGGTATCTGCTTAGTGTGAAAGAGGAGGGCTCTTCTGCACCAAAAAGGAACCTGGAAGCAGGGAAGGACAGCACCAATGTCACCCTGGCACAGCTGGAACCAGGAACTTGCTACCTTGTTGGGATCTGGGCAGTAGCCGGACCCTATCACTCCCTCCCCAAGAACATCACTGGCTGCACAG TTCCTGCTGCTCCGACAAACCTGATCCTTACTAACCCAGGCAGCTCCTCAGAGCTTTACATGTGCTGGAACAAGCCCCCCGGCAGGAGGGACCACTACCGTGTTATTCTGTATAGCCTCAGCAACCAGGGCAGGGATCGGGTCCAGACCTTGAGTCCAGATGCCCAGAACATCACCTGGACTCACTTGGAGGCAGGCAGCAGGTTTGCTGTGCAGGTCACTGCTGTGAAAGGTTCATTTGAAGCCTCTTCCACCAATGTCACCCAATGGACAT ATCCCTTGGCCCCTGCCAACCTCACCCTGGGCAGCCCCTCTGCATCCACGCTGCAGGCCTCCTGGGCAGCAATGGGGCAAGGAGCAGAAGGCTACGTAGTGGATGTCTATGACACAGCCTCCAGCAGTCATGTTGGGCACATGGTACTGGGTGGGGATGCCAGGAGTCACATCTTTAGGAACCTGAGCCCTGGCACCCACTACAGTGTGGCAGTGAGTGCCACAGCTGGGCCCTTCCACACCAGCACCCCCAACCTCACCCACTGCACAC GCCCGCTGCCCCCGGCTGCTGTGCACTGGCTGAGCATGGGGCATCCTGACAGGCTGAGCACATCCTGGGGAGCCACAGCTGGGCGGCGAGATGGCTACACACTGACGCTGTACCATGCACAGCTGGGCTCCATAGCAGCTACAGCCTCACTCAGGAGAGACACCCACAACTTTACCTTCATGGGCCTAACCCCAGGATACGAGTACTCCCTGGAGGCCAGTGCCACAGCTGGACCATACCAGGCAGCGGCACCCAACATCAGTGGCTGGACAT GCCCACTGCCCCCAGCTGCTGTGCGCTTGCTGAGCACGGGGCACCCCGACAGGCTGAGCGCgtcctggggagcagcagccgGGGGCCGAGACGGCTATGCACTGACCCTGTACCATGCACAGCTGGGCACTGTGGCAGCTACGACCTTGCTTGGGAGAGACACCCACAACTTCACCTTTATGGGACTGGCCCCAGGAAGCAAGTATGTGCTAGAGGTGGTGTCCACGGCTGGGCCCTACCAGACACCTGCAGGGAATGTCAGCAACTGGACGT ACCCCCTGGCACCCCGTAATGTGTACATGACAAACCAGGGGTATCCCAACAGGCTGAGCACATCCTGGCGAGCGGAACCCCAAGGACAAGACAGTTACAGGCTCCTCCTGTATCATTGGGGATCAGGTATTGTGGCAGCCAATGTATCTGTTGGGAAAGGCACCAGCAAATTCACCTTTTCTGGCCTGGCTCCAGGACACAAATACCTGCTGGAAGTGGTGTCCATGGCAGGGCCCTACGCAGCCTCCGCGGGGAATATCAGCGACTGGACAA CCCCCTCAGTTCCCAAAAATCTCTCTGCGGTGGCTGAAGGGAACAACACGATGCTCATCTCCTGGGGCAGCGTCTCTGGAGAGCAGGACGAATGCCAGCTATGGCTGCGGGATCCCAGGAACAGCACGCTGCCCTGGCGGCAGGCCCTCGACAGAGGGCAAGTCCAGCACCTCCTCCAGGGGCTGATCCCAGGGAGGAACTACTCTGTCTCCTTGAGCTGCGTGGCTGGGCCCTACTGGAGCAGCACCAAACCCTTGGCAGTGCCAATGG AGCCAAACCCGGTGGAGGATGTGCAATGCCTACCAGAGTCAAGAAGCCTTTACTTGAACTGGACCAGCTCTCCTGGAGATGTGGAGGCTTATGAGGTGGTGGCAGAGAGACTCTCTGATGGACCTTCCACCTCCAAGTATGTCGTGAGCATCCCTACGAGTGAGGCCAgtctgcaggggctggggccaaACTCATCCTACCGAATCTTTGTGAGCACAGTGGGCATGAACACAATGAGAAGCCAGGCTGTGACTCTGCTCTGCAACACAACAGTGGAGG CCCTGCCTCCACCCCTGCGAGCAGACATCTTCCAGGTGGAGGCCAGCTCCACAGTTATCATTTCATCTGACCTGTTCAGCGAGGAGAACGGCCAGATCGAGTATTACGGTGTCATTGCTACCACTAATGATTCAT TGCTGAGGCCCACCCAGGAAATCATGTCCAGCACATGGTATGACCACTATTATGGGACAGAGGACTCCTACCTGGCTGTGCTAATCCCCAATCCCTTCCATCCGAGCCCCAGGAGCTCCCCTGAAACCTGGCGAGTGTCAGTGGGAACAGAGGAGTGCGGCCAGTCCAGGGCAACATGCAACGGGAAGCTGAAAGCCAACGAACAGTACAG GTTCAGCATCGCTGCCTTCACCAAATATGACCCAGTAGCCCCTGCAGTGACATTCACCATGTTCTCAG CTGCTGGATCCAGTGCAGACACAACTCCACTATCAATGCCAATAATCACTGGAATCATTGTGGGATTTCTCTTGACACTTGCAGCTATTTTTGCTTTGGTCTACTGGAAACAGCTCAGAGCAAAGAG AACCAAGAAAAGCAGCCTGCCCCAGGAAATGGTGACCTACAGCTTGAG GAACATATGTCGGCCAATTCCCATACAGAACTTCAAGCAGTACTATGAGATGAAGACAGCAAGTGGTAACCATGCTTTTTTCCAGGAGTTTGAG GAGCTGAAGGAAGTTGGGAAGGAGCAGCCAAAGGTGGAGGCTGAGCTACCAGCAAATGTCTCCAAGAACAGATATCCCCATGTGCTGCCCT ATGATCACTCTCGGGTCAAGCTGAGCCAGCTGGGGGAGGATCCACACTCAGACTACATCAATGCCAACTTCATGCCT GGCTATACATCCCAGCAGGAGTTCATTGCCACCCAGGGGCCCCTGAAGAAAACAATAGAGGACTTCTGGAGGCTGGTGTGGGAGCAGAACGTCTGCAACATCATCATGCTGACAGTGTGCATGGAGAATGGGCGG GTCCTCTGTGATCATTACTGGCCATCCGAATCTGCCCCAGTCTCCTACGGGGAGGTCCGGGTCCACCTGCTAACACAGAGCAGCTCCGAGGAGTGGACCATGCGCGAGTTCAAACTGTGGCAC GAGGGTCTCCGGGCAGAGCGGCATGTGTCCCACCTGCACTACACAGCGTGGCCCGACCACGGGATCCCTGAGTCTACTACTTCCATTATGACCTTCAGAGAGCTGGTCCGGGAGCACATCCAGAGCACCAAGGATGCAGGGCCGACCCTTGTGCACTGCAG CACCGGGGTAGGCCGCACTGGCACCTTCATTGCCCTGGACCGGCTGCTGCAGCAGATGAAGCAGGAGAAAGTGGTGGACACATTTGGTGTTGTTTATGCCTTGCGGATGAACCGTTACCAGATGATTCAGACGCTG TCCCAGTATATTTTCCTGCACAGCTGTATACTGGACAAGATCTTGGAGGAACCACTCCTGGGTTTATCAAGGACGGAGAG GTCCTGTCCCATCCCGCTGAAAAGCTTTGCTCAGCACTATGCCCAGAAGGCGGCCAAGTCCCATGTGGGCTTCCTGAGAGAGTACGAG ACCCTCCTAGAGGTTGTCAAGGAGGAAGCCAGCTCTGCAACACCATCTTCAGGCAGCCAGCAGACACGGCCCTCTTCTGGCATCCTCCCGT ATGATCGCTCCAGAGTGAAATTTTCCCTGCTGGAACAGGGCCCTTTCTCAGGTCTCCTACAGGTGTGGCGTGTCCCG ggctgcagctccagcagggAGTATCTGGCTGTCCAGGGGCCTGACAAGTTGACCATGGAGGACTTCTGGACCCTGGTGTGGGAACAGGACATTCACACCATCCTAACACTTCTCCCACggcaggagaagggggag GTCCCAAGTGAGGCGTGCTGGCCCCTGGAAGGAGACTCTCTCTGCACAAAGATGCTGACCATCCAGTGTGGCACAGAGAAGCTTGTCTCTGGATGGAGGTGTATCCAGCTCAAAATGAAACAC gagaagaaagcaaaggagaggCAGGTACAATGGTTCCTATACACGCTCTGGAGCAGCAAGAAGCAGCCAGATGTCCAGAGCCTGGTGGAGCTCCTCACTGCTGTCAGACGGTGCATGCCCCACCGGAAGAGAGCcagtcctctcctgctgcactgcag TGGTGGTGTGAGCCAAATGGGGATGCTGATCTCCCTGGATTGCCTGTTGCACCAGATGAAAGCTGAGAGAATTGTGGATGTCTATGGGGTGACCCTCCAGATGACAAGAAGCTGCTGTCTCATGACCCCGACTCTG GACCAGTACATGTTCCTGTACACCTGTATCCGGGACATCATCGCTCAGAAACAGCCCTAA